A section of the Kluyveromyces lactis strain NRRL Y-1140 chromosome F complete sequence genome encodes:
- the ADK1 gene encoding adenylate kinase ADK1 (highly similar to uniprot|P07170 Saccharomyces cerevisiae YDR226W ADK1 adenylate kinase), protein MSQDLSHVPESIRMVLIGPPGAGKGTQAPNLTERFCACHLATGDMLRSQVAKQTPLGIEAKKIMDDGKLVSDEIMINMIKDELTNNQDCKKGFILDGFPRTIPQAEKLDEMLAQQGRPLEKAVELKIDDELLVSRITGRLVHPASGRSYHKVFNPPKTEMKDDITGEDLVQRSDDNVEALKKRLTSYHKQTEPIVDFYKKTGIWAGVDASQPPKTVWSDILKCLGKN, encoded by the coding sequence ATGTCCCAAGATTTGTCCCATGTTCCAGAATCCATCAGAATGGTCTTGATTGGCCCACCAGGTGCTGGTAAGGGTACCCAGGCTCCTAACTTGACCGAAAGATTCTGTGCTTGTCATTTGGCTACCGGTGACATGTTAAGATCTCAAGTCGCCAAGCAAACTCCATTGGGTATTGAAGCCAAGAAGATTATGGACGATGGTAAGTTGGTCTCTGACGAAATCATGATTAACATGATTAAGGATGAGTTGACTAACAACCAAGACTGTAAGAAGGGTTTCATCTTGGACGGGTTCCCAAGAACCATCCCACAAGCTGagaaattggatgaaatgTTGGCTCAACAAGGTAGACCATTGGAAAAAGCcgttgaattgaagatcGATGATGAATTGTTGGTTAGCAGAATTACTGGTAGATTGGTTCATCCAGCTTCTGGTAGATCTTACCACAAGGTCTTCAACCCTCCAAAGACTGAAATGAAGGACGATATCACCGGTGAAGATTTGGTCCAAAGATCTGATGACAACGTCGAAgcattgaagaagagattgaCTTCTTACCACAAGCAAACCGAACCAATTGTCGATTTCTACAAGAAAACTGGTATCTGGGCTGGTGTCGACGCTTCCCAACCTCCAAAGACCGTCTGGTCTGATATCTTGAAGTGTTTGGGTAAGAACTAA